The genomic interval GGCATGGAGGTCACTGGGGCTACAAATGCTGTCACtcttttgtgaaaaattcatactGTACTGGCGATGTAGGGAAACAGACTGCTGATGTACTAATTTCTGGGCCCAGTGGATTAGAAGAGGGTGAACAAAGGGTAGAAGCAATTACTGATCCAGTAacaacagaagaaaaaacatcagCGCACTTGaatgataattatgaaaaGAAGAGCAGGAGAAACAGTGAATCCTCGGctagtaataaaaattcaagtgaatcgtcgaacgaagaagaaaactgGGCGTCAAAAacagagcgaaaaaaatcgaagaaaaagaacaagaaaaagaaacaaaaggaaaaaagaaaaaacaaaaagaaatttgaacaaaGTACGGATAAGTTGAAGGAAGccttgaaaaaagaagtggaaaaTCAGAAAGAGGCAGATAGGTTATTAAAACTTGATGAACGTAAACGACCCTACAATAGTATGTTTGAAGTAAAAGAACCGACTACCGAAGAAATTGAAGCTTTccagatgaaaagaaaacgcgAGGAGGACCCCATGGCGCATTTTCTCAATTTATGATCTAGCTATCAATTCTGTATGCACGATTTGCTGTTCATgtcaaattatttaattcataGTTTTtagttaaaaaatattatatgtaaaactaatatagatgaaataattaaaacattTAAATCGGCGAAAGTTTATAAGAATCTGCTTTTTTCAGGTCAGTCAATTTCTATTtaattcttccatttttcagaAGAATTAAATATAGAATTTGATGTTCTCACCATTCTGAATTATTTCGTATTATTCAAGTGAGGTACCCTCAACTTTTCGATATGGAATAGTTTTGCTTTCGATTCATTTATCATTGGATTTTCGATAATCTCTTCATAGCTGTATATTGAGTTGATGATGCGGACGACCGATAaaagattttatttgaaaGTCATGACTGTTTCATCACGTGCCGTAATTGTACACATATTATGTTATCTCTGTTACCACattgcgtaaaaaaaaagtttgcatCTTCAAATAGGAAAGGATGAAAAGTACTCGGAAAATAGTACAGATACAAAATGATAAAGCCCGTtgcatgaatttttaaatccaCGTATGTTTGCCTCGGCGCAGTTGGTTTGAATTTAATTCCGGTAGATATGGCCGCCCATTGAACGTACGTTACAGTCGGGTGGTGGAGAGTAGagcgatattattttatgcTCTTGTGAGCAAATTATGGCATTGCTCCTTATCAGAGCCAAAGGATTGAGCCAAGGAATTTCTCAGTTGCGTTTCTTCGCACATCAAGCAACCATGAAGGTGAATATTCTTGTGATATTATTCGATGGGAGGttcatttttcgtaatttttcttttcgatcagCTTTTGGGGCCAAGTAAGCCCTCATTTCTTTTCGCTGggattttatacatataattacgaATTCTCACACAGTATctccgaataaatttttattttcacaaatgGAGAATTAGTATTTAGAACACAAATGAAGCCAATTGAACGGTGACCTATTTCTGATACAATTTGCccaataagaaagaaaaaagcaaaaactaaCCACAACGTATTACCATACTGAAGATACCAATTGCTGACAAATTCGTGTGTGATCAACATACATTTATTGTTACCGATGCAAAGTCTCGTCGTACTTGATAATAGTAAACCCCtgtattcaattttctagaTAAAGTGGACAATCCACCAACCTCAAATAATACATTCGTCAAATGCATAGTCATGACCGTGGCACATCAATCTTGCTGATCGCACATACATGAGGTTTCCATTTGTTTCACAAATCTCTGATAACATTTTACATTCCTAAAATAGTTGCCAGGTATCCCTAGCCCGAAAATATTCAGAATAGATatttaaaattgtttttatcCACACATTCATTCTACGTACATATTAAATCAGGGTACACACAATGGTGTATATATTGTAAATGTTATGCGACAAAAAGTTTTATCTATGGCTACTTTCATGGAATGACAAATGTACTTGCTTAGCAATCCaacttatttgaaaaaagattacaTCTCTTGTATGATGACATTGCAGAAGGGATTAGTGCTTGGAGTATACGAGGCGGAAAGCCAGGATGGTGTAACATTGACCCCTACTGCTGTCAAATACAACGAGCTTGTCAATGGAAAGTTACTAGAAAGCATTTCTCTGTAAGTATCGACTGAATATTTGCAATTAATTGTCTCAATACTTAGTTAATTTATGATGTTGGTATAATACATTTAAATGTAAGTTTATAATccccaaaaatttttgaaaaatattgattctcTTACCTTATTCTATTTTGTAATTATGGGGGTAAAAAACTTGTGTTCATATTAGTAACTTTGTAAGTAGATATTAATATTACTTTaagttttcaatcatttttttctgtttaattttgttcagtgtttttaactttttttgtaCCATATTCCAGCCTGAAACAATTACTATAATGCTGCCTGAGCCCTTATCATTCATGGTTTTTTAAATATGTTCTCACGGTCATCCTTAATTgacttctttttattattcattattctaCTTTATTTGAAACAATTTCCGATTGAACAGATCTTCACAATTTCACTTACGAGCTCACAGGCATTATTTTGATTGTTTCAGGGAGGGGTAGGCTGTGTTGGCGGGTATACAAAAATAAGCAACTCCGATTCGTTATCCGATCCAGAATTTAAGATATTTCGATACCTGATTGGCACTTCATGATATCTTGGATTTCCCtccaatattttataatacgtCGTTCTCCGAAGTATTGTAACATCACTTGAGTACACTgcaagaaatttcgaacagCGTATGTTCAGCAGAATTTCCCTCTGAACATATTATTAGCTGCCTGATTctaaaaaatagaacaatgTCTGCCAGCGAGAGTGGTGGGCTTGAAAGCGGAATTGTAAATCTAGGTTCTGTCACTGAGGGCTCAACAATGTCTAACAATCAAAGTGAACGGACGGTTAAACGTTTATTACAGTCCCCAAACGTCCTTCATGGGATTGTTGGTACCCTGGAAGATAAGAATAACGATTACCTATGCCCAATATGTTTTGAGGTAATAAATGAAGCACATATCACCCGATGTGGCCATACATTTTGTTATCGATGCATTGCAAATTCACTTGAAGCCAGTGGGCGCTGCCCAAAATGTAGTTTCACTTTGGGCCAACAGGAcatatttccaaattttttgttgaatGAGTTAGTTTCTAAATACAGAACACGAATGAAAGGCTATACTGATCTAGGAATTGGTCGTACCGGCCATAGAAGTGGAGGAATTAGTGGACCAGACATAGATATGATGGCTCCTCTTAGCGATGGACTGAGAGATTTTGTTGCAGCAGAGAGTGCCAACTTGACTTTGCCTGATGTAAATGTAATGCTTGAAGTACTTACACAGAGAAAGCACTTGCTTGAGGCAGAATCGTGTGCaacacaaaataaactgcTGCACGAATTCCTGAAACATTTACTTCAGCAAAAAGAGGAACAGCGAAATCAATTGGTTAGAGAGGTTGCATTGATTAAAAGTGATATGGAAgaagtagaaaatattttgaaagaaGTTCAAAGTAAATGTCCTCGTGTAGAGGATTTGAGAAAATCTAGCGAAACTGATACAGCCCAAGTATCCGCCatcaaaaaagagatgattGAATTGATCGATATCATAGATTCTAGCATGGTCAAAACTGGCGAGCTGAATCCACCTACGTTGACTAGCAATGATAAAGTTGTCAGTGGGGTTGCGCAGAAACAAAATGATTCGCATACTACCTCTGCATTGGCACTTCGCCGCAAAAGGATGCACGCACATTTTGATGATTTTGTTCAATGTTACTTTGAATCTCGGGCTAAAGAACTACTTTTTGGGCAATCACAAAAAGCACTACAACAAACAGAAATGAGCCCTGGCACTAGCTCAGGACTAGATATATTCAGAGAGAATCTAGTCAAATTTTCGAGGTATAATTCTCTACGGCCACTAGCTACGTTAAATTATTCGTCAGacatattcaataattctacTATTGTGTCAAGTATCGAGTTTGACAaggacaatgaattttttgcaattgCTGGGGTAACAAAACGTATCAAGGTATTTGATTATGGAGCAGTGTTACGCGATTCTGTCGATATTCACTATCCATGTGTTGAAATGGTTTGCAGTTCCAAAATATCGTGCGTCTCATGGAATTCTTATCACAAAGGAATGTTAGCTTCTTCCGATTATGAGGGTACAGTGACAGTATGGGATGCTTTAACAGGTCAACGTACAAAAGCTTTCCAAGAACATGAGAAACGGTGCTGGTCCGTTGATTTTAACGACGTTGACACCAGACTCATAGCTTCAGGTTCAGATGATGCAAAAGTTAAATTATGGTCTCTCAATATCGACCACTCTGTTGCTTCCCTCGAAGCTAAGGCCAACGTTTGCTGTGTCAAATTTAATCCCAAAAGTTCTTGTCATCTAGCATTTGGATCAGCAGATCACTGTGTACATTATTACGATTTACGGAACATGAAGGAAGCATTGTGTGTATTCAAGGGCCATCGCAAAGCTGTATCTTACGTGAAGTTCATcaataaagaagaaattgtTTCAGCAAGTACGGATTCACAGTTGAAAATGTGGAACATTAACAACCCTCACTGTCTCCGATCTTTCGTGGGACacgtgaatgagaaaaattttgtcggATTGGCAACTGATGGTGATTATGTTGCTTGTGGATCCGAAAATAATGCATTGTACGTTTATTACAAGGGATTATCGAAACAACTATTTTCAAACAAGTTCGATGCGGTCAGAAGTGTCTTGGAGCtgcaagaaaagaaagaggaagaccTGAATGAATTTGTCTCAGCTGTGTGTTGGAGACAAATGTCTAATGTAGTAGTAGCAGCAAATTCTCAGGGCATTATTAAAATCTTGGAGCTTgtttgagacaaaaaaaacgaatagatgGATTGCAGGAAGCCAATTTGATATTGTACATTCATCGTTGGTCACAACACCTGAGTATAGTATCTCATATGTACAAAATACCTTAATTGGTACGTAAGAACACCATTGACATGTTTCTTTTCATACCTATGTGTAAAGATAGAATTGGAGAATCACTTGGAATTCGTGATTAGCAAATTGTACCTTTTTTCCTGGTTTAAACAAGATTAAGAATGAACTGTAAATTTTTACATGTTCactattcaaaaattttgcctCCTCTGCACGCACAATATTTACGTTATTGGCCTTTCATAGCCATCCATAACGTATTCATACCATAGTTTAACCATCGTGGTGACACTAATGAACTGGCTAGGTACTTGACCACATATGTATGTCCATTTATAAAACATATTATAATTGGAGAATaccaattattaattttttttaatttatttattttttctttttaaatatgTTACGAGTATGAGAAGTCGGTAATACTCCAGTTAATAAAAAGTTCAGAAACACATTCTTAGAAATGATATCCAGACTGTTactaagaaaagaaaatgattacTAAGAAATGttattgagaaaagaaaatgatcctTACTGTAATTGTTACGTGTCAGTTCGCGTCAATAGAACCATTTGGTGGCTCCAAATAATGTTATAGACTTGATGATAGCATGCTCAAATTGATGGAAGTTAGTAACGGATGAGGTTCACGTGATTCTGAACCTGCCCGATATGGCCAGGAATGGATATTAGATAGGTGCAATCTAATTGTTTTATTATGTTACAATAGTAATGATGTGGAAAGCAGCCGATTGAATTCCCATAATGTTGAGCCTGGTGAAATGAAGACTAATTATTCATAGCAATAAAAAATAGGTTCTTGCAATTTTTGTGCCAACTTGAGTGATAAATATGTAACACATTCTAGCCTATGTGAACATAGTACTAGAGAATATCAATGTTCCGTAATGTGATAATATTGCATAGTTATTCGTTGTTATAATATCCGAGCTATTAgtttaattgaaagaaatgtcAGTGTATCCAAATACTTGTGAATTTGATTGGTCtatgatgagaaaattatgaaGATTAAAGAAAAACTAGCGAtggtaatttaaaaaaaaatgatctaccAAGTACCGTAGTTATACCTACAGATATTCTAATTATAAAGTGGACAAAATAAATGGAAAGCATAGTATATTTTTAGATCGTATTTTaaacagaaggaaaaaaaacttgttttaCATTTGATTGATGtccaaataaaaaatgtagacTCTAGTAAAATCTGTATATTTATGtctgtatatattttcaagtgTATAACATGAAAGAACTTAAAATAAGGAATTAGAATCCTACTGTTTATCACAGATTATTTGATAGAAATGCTCAAACATAGATGCTCTCGTCTTCCTACTGCACAGTATTTATTCAAATGTTGGTGTTTGTACGTCGAGTTTGGCACTAAGCTCTGTCTCAATGACAATTTATTTCTATGTGTTATTGTAGTAATACTGATGCAATAAAACTTGTTCAAAAATACTGTATATGCGGAGGATTGTTTCGATGtgaatttattcgttattataCATCAAACTTATTGTTAATGTTGGGGGATACATTTTCAATGTGTGTACAAAATGTCGCGATCATTATGTACTTTCATGCATAGCTTTTAATTTCTAATTAcataactaacaataagatgtaCACCACTTTTGTTTGCATGAAATCCATTCTTGCTTTTCTTGTCCAGACTAGACTTGACTTGGGCTGGGTCGCGTCAGTTTTGATTATATCCCAATACAATGTTCTCCGAGCAAAATCAACGATCCATCCGAATTTTATGAGCTTGCTACTCGGCTTGCTTCGTAGTGCCAAGTACTTTTACTTATTGTTGATTTGATAATTGTGGGAATTAGGATTAATTTGATTTCCCTCAATAATACAATATTTGCTAGTATTCACTTAGTTTATCAAAAGAACTAGAATATTGTGtataaaactttgaaaaaaaatggttcccCTTGGAGATAatgagacgaaataaaatctgtTACCTCACAAACCTCCGAATATTGTGGCTTGCTACCCATTTTCATTcctagtgaaaaaaattagaatttatGATTTGGGTGTTAGAAATGTAAATTTCAAGATTCGAAGGTGCTATTTTGTATTTCAAGTTTGGAATAGAAATGTGAAATAatgtatttcttatttttatttgtaccaTATCTCACATGCTTGCAGAGCTGGGCCAAAATTGAAGAAGGCAGAGACTAGGGTGTTCTGGGGCTTAGAACCGGCCGAAAGTAGGCAACACGTTGGTGTAGCTGTTGTTGGATTGGGAAAGCCAAATGTTGGTGTGAACGAATTAGAAGAAATACACGAAGGCAAGGAGAATGTTCGAATTGCAGCTGCCGGTATGTTTTTTGAACCTGACACTAAGAAATCTTTCCAAACAAATCACCGAGTAGTTGATcacacaaaataaaaataattttcagctgGAGTTCGGGCATTGGATGCTGTTGAAATCAAGGACATACATATTGAGGCACTTGGAGATGCTGAAGCAGCAGCTGAAGGTGCTAGCCTCACGAGATGGTTTTACCAGGGTTACAAGAACAAGGAAAAGCAGAAAGTTTTACCAGAGATTTCGTATTATGGTTCGGAAGGAGAGTAAGTGTAATGTAACACAGTAacataaaaattggaaaaaccaGCCATATGCAACTAGTTATTCAGTACATCTGAAGGCAAAATACTGACTATTCTGTGTATTGCCCAGGCAAGACTGGCACAAGGGAGTTATCAAGGCAGAGGCCCAAAACTGGGCACGGAAATTGGCAGATACACCAGCAAACTGGATGACTCCCTCGATCTTTGCTGAAGAGGTATCTTCAGTGCTAACTCCACTTGGAGTTAATGTCCAAGTTCATGATAAAGCGTGGGCTCAGCAGAAGGGTATGGGTTCATTCTTGAGCGTGGCCCGAGGCAGTAATGAACCACCTAAGTTTCTTGAAATCGCTTACAATGGAGCGGGTCAAGCTGGCAAGCCACCCATTGTGTTTGTTGGCAAAGGTGTAACCTTCGACTCTGGTGGTATTAGCATCaaggtatttcttttttctagtaGAGTGAATAGAATAAGTGTATTATTCTATGACTAAATTTCAACTGCAATTGAATATGAACGCTTTTTAATTAAACACGTAAGGTGGgccttttaaaaattcaactcaaATTTAATCTTCCAGCCATCTGCTCAGATGGATGAAATGCGTGCAGATATGGGAGGCGCTGCTTGTGTCGTAGCTTCCATCAAAGCAGCTGCTGTGTTGCAGACAAGAGTTAACATTGTCGGCCTAATTCCATTGACAGAAAACTTGCCTTCTGGTACTGCTACAAAGCCTGGAGATGTTGTTATTGCAATGAATGGGAAAACCATTTGCGTTGATAACACGGACGCTGAGGGTAGACTTATTTTAGCTGATGCTTTATGCTATGCTCAAGAATTTAATCCGAAGTGAGAATATTTAGAACTCTGTACTAGCCAGTACTTCAGCTGATTCTTTTCAATTGTTCTGTATTATTTATCATAGGTTTATTTTGGACATCGCTACATTGACCGGTGCTATGAGAATTGCGTTGGGAGGAGTTGCTACGGGTGTATTCACAAGCAGCACTGAGTTGTTTGAAAATCTAAAAGAAGCTGGAACATATACAGGGGATCGAGTTTGGAGATTTCCCCTCTGGCAACACTTCAATGACAGAATGACAAGTATGAATCTCATATAAGATGGCGGTATTAGTTgagtttatatttttatactaaTCTGATTATTGCAGAGGCTCATAAAGCTGTGGATGTAAATAATATGGgcaaaaataaaggaggagGTTCTTGTACAGCTGCAGGGTTTTTGCGAGAGTTTGTAGACAAGGACACGCCCTGGCTTCACCTGGATATTGCTGGTGTTATGGGCCCTGACAATGATGATCTGCCTTACCTTCCAGCTGGTATGACAGGTCGCCCAACGCGCACACTTGTCCAATTCCTTGAGCAATTATCTTAACTTTACAATAGTGCATACAA from Athalia rosae chromosome 1, iyAthRosa1.1, whole genome shotgun sequence carries:
- the LOC105687158 gene encoding cytosol aminopeptidase-like isoform X2, with amino-acid sequence MALLLIRAKGLSQGISQLRFFAHQATMKKGLVLGVYEAESQDGVTLTPTAVKYNELVNGKLLESISLAGPKLKKAETRVFWGLEPAESRQHVGVAVVGLGKPNVGVNELEEIHEGKENVRIAAAAGVRALDAVEIKDIHIEALGDAEAAAEGASLTRWFYQGYKNKEKQKVLPEISYYGSEGEQDWHKGVIKAEAQNWARKLADTPANWMTPSIFAEEVSSVLTPLGVNVQVHDKAWAQQKGMGSFLSVARGSNEPPKFLEIAYNGAGQAGKPPIVFVGKGVTFDSGGISIKPSAQMDEMRADMGGAACVVASIKAAAVLQTRVNIVGLIPLTENLPSGTATKPGDVVIAMNGKTICVDNTDAEGRLILADALCYAQEFNPKFILDIATLTGAMRIALGGVATGVFTSSTELFENLKEAGTYTGDRVWRFPLWQHFNDRMTKAHKAVDVNNMGKNKGGGSCTAAGFLREFVDKDTPWLHLDIAGVMGPDNDDLPYLPAGMTGRPTRTLVQFLEQLS
- the LOC105687158 gene encoding E3 ubiquitin-protein ligase COP1-like isoform X1, whose product is MSASESGGLESGIVNLGSVTEGSTMSNNQSERTVKRLLQSPNVLHGIVGTLEDKNNDYLCPICFEVINEAHITRCGHTFCYRCIANSLEASGRCPKCSFTLGQQDIFPNFLLNELVSKYRTRMKGYTDLGIGRTGHRSGGISGPDIDMMAPLSDGLRDFVAAESANLTLPDVNVMLEVLTQRKHLLEAESCATQNKLLHEFLKHLLQQKEEQRNQLVREVALIKSDMEEVENILKEVQSKCPRVEDLRKSSETDTAQVSAIKKEMIELIDIIDSSMVKTGELNPPTLTSNDKVVSGVAQKQNDSHTTSALALRRKRMHAHFDDFVQCYFESRAKELLFGQSQKALQQTEMSPGTSSGLDIFRENLVKFSRYNSLRPLATLNYSSDIFNNSTIVSSIEFDKDNEFFAIAGVTKRIKVFDYGAVLRDSVDIHYPCVEMVCSSKISCVSWNSYHKGMLASSDYEGTVTVWDALTGQRTKAFQEHEKRCWSVDFNDVDTRLIASGSDDAKVKLWSLNIDHSVASLEAKANVCCVKFNPKSSCHLAFGSADHCVHYYDLRNMKEALCVFKGHRKAVSYVKFINKEEIVSASTDSQLKMWNINNPHCLRSFVGHVNEKNFVGLATDGDYVACGSENNALYVYYKGLSKQLFSNKFDAVRSVLELQEKKEEDLNEFVSAVCWRQMSNVVVAANSQGIIKILELV
- the LOC105687158 gene encoding E3 ubiquitin-protein ligase COP1-like isoform X3, coding for MSASESGGLESGIVNLGSVTEGSTMSNNQSERTVKRLLQSPNVLHGIVGTLEDKNNDYLCPICFEVINEAHITRCGHTFCYRCIANSLEASGRCPKCSFTLGQQDIFPNFLLNELVSKYRTRMKGYTDLGIGRTGHRSGGISGPDIDMMAPLSDGLRDFVAAESANLTLPDVNVMLEVLTQRKHLLEAESCATQNKLLHEFLKHLLQQKEEQRNQLVREVALIKSDMEEVENILKEVQSKCPRVEDLRKSSETDTAQVSAIKKEMIELIDIIDSSMVKTGELNPPTLTSNDKVVSGVAQKQNDSHTTSALALRRKRMHAHFDDFVQCYFESRAKELLFGQSQKALQQTEMSPGTSSGLDIFRENLVKFSRYNSLRPLATLNYSSDIFNNSTIVSSIEFDKDNEFFAIAGVTKRIKFQNIVRLMEFLSQRNVSFFRL